The DNA window cgaacagatgggcacgaagatcttggtccgccagttggtccgtagcttccctgacggctgcgactgctgcccatgctgctctcattcttctattcagttcttcctttaagtcgttttccatgttcatagaacgttcGTGGTGTatgtatgacgaagtttccacgattcgggagccttcaagttgtactcctccgtcctcgctgtaggcgttcttcatgaactgtgttttctttctgtttattcgtagtcctattctcttccctgcttcgttcaattcgttgagcatcgtttctgcttcgttggtgctgctcgaaaagagaacgatgtcgtccgcaaaacgaaggttcgagagaaatcttccatcaacaagtatgcccctttcttaccaggaaagtgatttcattatccattgcaatgcagccgtaaacagctttggcgatgtggtatcgccttgtcgtgaCCCCTTTCCAATGAGTATGGtaagagggcggtggaaagctgtatcctagtcgtgcatcgatcgtagcaattggctaatgtcctcacatacgacgcgtccacaccttgaccGGCGCTGATAGTATtacattcgtttctacgctctcaaaggctttctcatagtcgacgaaggttagaacaaggggcaggcggtattcccggcaaacctctatgaccctcgacacggtctggatgtggtccaagcaggtgaacccctggcggaatccaacttgttcttgaggctgggcttcatccagcgtcctagatatgcgcgtgaggatgatcttggtgaatactttgtataacacgctcagcaagcatatcggacgctAGTTCCAAAGGTCCTCTCgatcacctttcttatggataagaacggttcgcgaggtttTCCACTGGTccgggatcctttctttctgaaggtaggatgtcatgtgcgctgctaagattacatgaaggagatggccaccagcccgtagagagtctgctgatataaaatcagatccgggggctgtgccagttTTCATGCTCTTgttagcgactcgtacttccgaagggagaatccgtggtgaaGCTTCAGCAGTAGGGCTGATCGgacttgacacaggagttgatgaacggaaaaggttcgagtagaacctctccgtaatgatttccatctcacgacgagaaaaCGTGCGAGTCCCCTCTttgctcagcaaggctgctagcggaatattatattcgcggagatccctgcggcacttcttcagactcgttcttctttatgctgcttccagaatcttcttgtgcctgtatttcaagagatcctcctgcaacgcttttctgcagctagtgtttgctactaaccgctcaatgtgccttgcattcggatcaaaccTCAATGCTTTTCTTCATTCCTACAATTCCtcggtggtcttcgaaattcgatccaagtttgtcgtgcgcggcttcgaggccctctcagcacaggctcgtaatcctctgagcagcatctcgtagtccacgtttgggtcctatTCGatgacaaataaaaataatttaaaataaattaatgatGATCGAATATGGAAAGTATCAAATGTTAGATTTTTCCATAGATTTGTACCACGAGACAGTTTCACCTTTAATATAgacaaaattgttgaaaattcaacccatgaaaatttcattaaaaatctcgctggcaaaacaaaaaaaagcataaattgaacttttttaaaactaattatcacgtttcatcaaaatcTCGTcggcaaaacaaacaaatatgtgtttttctgtaaattctacggatttttttaatcgaacacttattttatattttacatctcctaattttttaaaaattttcaaactacTCAAAATTAGggctttttttcgattttttctgtgAGTCAAATCTGTCAACATTCCACGATGAATTGGATTctcaacgagaagaaaaaaaaacgcggataTCCTTCATGTTTACAAAAGACTTATTAAAACCTGATCGTAGGTCAGACATTTCCTTGTAGTTGAGAGTATTTGACCTATCGACGGGTCAAATAGCCATTTGCATGCTAAACTCTCgtgcttttttatttacatctctttattttcataattaaTATGTTccaggaaaaatggaaatcatTTAAAAGATCTTTTTGGTCTTAATTTCTTTGATCTTCTTTCTCTCGCTCTCTCACGTTTATTTGAAATTCGTTTCtgttctttcaattttcttcggaCATTCGTCCCTCAGCACAATGCGCCTCACATAATGttcatagaaaataattttgaacagaaaaaaaattgcacaagATTATAAAATatgggaaaatttcttttggtGAAATTCCTTCAAGGTGCATGCTACACGTCAAGTAACTCATTtctcttctaattttcttAGGCGAAATCAATTCTGTTGAAAAGTTGGAAGCTGCGCCGTAAGAAGCGTCGAATTcgttcgtttcttttcttttttttttcttcgtatgcGTTCATCTCATGATCTATTTCTTTCCTAccctctctttctttccttcgttCTCTTTCTCCCcctctctttcttccttttcttctttctttctttcgttccctctctctttctttcctggCCTTTGTGATTTGGGCTCTTTTTCAACAGCTTTTCATGAACTGGAATATATTAGCATAGcccgggtgtagcgcagtcagcaagaggttccgctgcctgcatgatcgatcggtggttcgaatcccccttgtgctcaccaagcctttcatccctccggggtcgataaattggtaccagacttgtctgtgaggataaaaacactgactcaggacatcggctagcccccacaagtcattgtatacgccatttacacgttcgtaaacctcaaaagattctgaattgaagtgagcgtggggGCGCAGGCCCCAAGCGGATTCATTGACGTCAAACACTCaaacttttttatccttttacgaGCATAATCAAAAAGCCTTTCAAACGTGagtgaatataaaaaaaataagagcagaatataaaaaaagcacCTTTCCAAGGGCTACTTTCGCTTTTTCATCTACAATTCGCAACAATTTTATAACTTTCTTTTATGGGTACAATAATTATCAGAATCAAaggttaaataaaaaaaagaaatggttgTCGTCGTTTGATTTGTACGGCAcgagaatttatttttctttcatcttgtTATTGAATTCGATATCTCTACgtatttccattaattttcctaaaattttcctttaaacGACTGACggtaaatgagaaaagaagtgaCGTCATTAAAATTTGATTCTTGCGTGCGAAACCGGATATTCACTACTAGGTCATACTTAAAAACCTATTTTCCAGAGTTAATAGGtgaattttcttggaatttcagTTTGAAATGTAATATGTTCATCTCAAATTTGTCTATGCTAATTAGTTTTCGATAATTTTATTGTTCcgagaagaaatatttccgAGAAGAATTTCACTTAAAAGCATACACATTTTCGTGTTATATGACGCAACCCTAAGatgtttgttgtgtttttttttcctgtgccGGGAATAAATCCCGTATTTAATCATTTGAAGTGGATGAATTTGAGTGAATATGAGAAGAAgataatttttcattccaaTAATCCTCTTCTATCTGCTTTAAATGGCCTCTGAATGAATTCATTCACTTGAAATTCCTGAAattaatttccagaaattcatcTGAAATAATCCTGAAATAATATgaacatgaaatgaatatGGATCAAGAGGACATTGCGGCCGCCGACGCAGTTAAATCCCCCGTCTCACGATCCTCGCATTACTTCTAcgggaaaaacaaattttctagTACGCAGGACCAAGTCAGACGTCCCTGACTAAATTAGATTAATCCCGAATTTCCTGGAGAATCAGCTACGTTTTTTAAAgtctccattttttctttgttcctaCTCAAATGAACTCTTATCTTGTGCTCTTAATTTGTTGAAAACTCTCCTAAACGTTTCTTTATAACTCTCGAATTTACATGATTTTCCCTCTCTGGACTACAATTCAATACTTCTAAGGCcctttttgttccttcttttaggattcgatttttttaatccGATATTAGGCAAGAATTTTGGTTCCGTaccaattaataattattggTGACACCTTACcatatttctttattgaaatacatcttcttcttcttcttcttcttcctagcgtttgtcccgcgttgttgcagggtccgcttttctgcttcttgtcttccatttggttctatccattgcatcagccgtacacaaacgtgcatctatcatatccagcttcacacggtctaaccagcgaatctttggcctcccgcgcggcctcactcctgaaacgtcgagcttcagagcggttttggcaacagaatcttcctcccgccgcaatacgtgaccaaaccatctcagtcgcgcctccttcatcttctcagttatcgggacgacaccgaagatggagcgcacagtgtcgttggatactttctcttttagcgtcacacctatcgtccacctcaacatccgcatctccatagcgtgcagcactctttccaaggctttcgttgtcggccagcactcgcatccgtaaagggcaacaggacgcactaccgtcctgtagatcttcgacttcagtcgaacagggactttcttgtcgcacagtacccctgttgccattttccatttcatccatgcagcattaacacgtgctcgaccttcttgatcaatgtcgcctgtggaagtcactttggatccaaggtacttgaagcagttcaccttgtttaattcggtgccatcaacacgaattgaaccatcctctatccttggtccgcactccatgtactcagtttttgatgtgttgaggcgcaatccatattgctgcagctgatccttccaagactgcacttgtttctgaagatcatctcgagactccgacgcgagcatgacatcgtcggcaaagagtagagtccacggatgctgcttctggatttccttcgttatcgtgtccatgcacagtatgaacagcagaggtgagagggatgaaccctgatgaacccctactcgtacagggaatggcctgcttgttccaacagcacatcgtacaacgctggtaggcttcgcataaagcagcttcgtccacctcacatattcttctggtactctatgcgacctcatggacatccataacagctcatgtgggacacggtcgaaagctttctcgagatcgagaaaagcaagatgcacactgcggttcttctctcgatgtttctccaggaggattcggacagcatggatagcatctatagtgctgcagtccttcacaaaaccgcactggttgagtgaaacgctaacaattttcctcagacgagcttccaggacacgctcaaaaatcttcatcgtatggcagagcagtcgtataggcctgtacgaggtgcagtcagcaatgtctcctttccctttccagacaggcacggtcacggaagtttgccaaacgtctggagtccgtccttctgcaacgatcttgttaaatagagttgcgagccacatggaccctcgatctcctagcagcttccagatatcaacaggtatgtcatcaggaccggttgccttgttcgacttcatttttgcgagggcagcactgacttcgacggcagtaattggtagaacaggaccctcgacgctgggaacggttgggatgggaggatgacagaactcttcgttacacaagtgattgtagtactctcgccacctctccaggatctgaccagagcggcgcagaacggctccatcagctcccttaacgatcttggtgtgctccatatccaacgttgagcgatgacgtgctctgactaaacgatacactgcccgctcgccttctctggtatcaagcatgtcgtacacagccttgtagcggtccgacttcgccttggagactgccttcttagcctccctcttcgccgctaggtaagcaccccgatcttcaggctgacgcgtcctccaccagagcttatacttggacttcttctcacgaattgccgcctgaacttcctcgttccaaaaccacgtagccttttgtacctttggcttacctagagtcgtctttcccagagtgttttccgcggtcaagcgtataacgctggaagtagacaaccacatttcctccacactacgagtagggtggggaagtgtagatggagccacggacgcgaaaaatacctcctttcgatccttcagattccaccatttgatgcgctgtgtttcagtccttggatgtctcttccttggacgggagattttcaagtccataacgagcagatggtgttgggcagcgacatgatctgtagggatgacttttgaatcctgcagaagtcggcgatcttgtcggcgtaacatccagaaatctatttgtgtttcacgaccgccgctggtgtacgtgatcaaatgcgattttcttttccgatactgcgtatTTAATCATTTGAAGTGGATGAATTTGAGTGAATATGAGAAGAAgataatttttcattccaaTAATCCTCTTCTATCTGCTTTAAATGGCCTCTGAATGAATTCATTCACTTGAAATTCCTGAAattaatttccagaaattcatcTGAAATAATCCTGAAATAATATgaacatgaaatgaatatGGATCAAGAGGACATTGCGGCCGCCGACGCAGTTAAATCCCCCGTCTCACGATCCTCGCATTACTTCTAcgggaaaaacaaattttctagTACGCAGGACCAAGTCAGACGTCCCTGACTAAATCAGATTAATCCCAAATTTCCTGGAGCATCAGCTACGTTTTTTAAAgcctccattttttctttgttcctaCTCAAATAGACTCTTATCTTGTGCTCTGACTGAATTTGTTGAAACTTCTCCTAAACGTTTCTTTATAACTCTCGAATTTGCACTGCAATTCAATATTTCTAaggttctttttccttcttttttttcaggattctttttttaaaattcgatATTAGGCAAGAATTTAGGTTCCGTACCACTTAATAATTATTGATGATACCTTACcatatttctttattgaaaTACATCTActaatacatataaatatatataaataagtaaaaagtaGGATTTTCCTAGTAGTCTTATTGGAAAGGGGATCTGAAAGCTAAGTGCCATTGAAAAAATGGAGGAATCAGACAtgatttgagaaatttcagaacaatCGATATTTTAGAGTCGATATAAAAGatttacaatttttcaatcctatttttctaattaaataaaatctttttggaataaaggataataaattgtaaagtgtctggcgttaatcaatccgcttgggacctgcgcctaaacattcgacttcaattcaaaatcgtttgtggtttacgaacgcgtgtctagcccTACACAATCACTTCCGGACCCGATTCATCAAGCCGATGTTTTTATCCCCCTCAGACAACCagtggcaccaatttatctaggatgaaagacttggtgagcactagggcggattcgaaacttcgatcgatcgtgcagtcacagtccTACTTCCTACCAACTGCGCTAAACGCGCCTTCTTGAAATGAAGTATAACTACATAAATTCTTCTTTAACTTGTCAATTTTGCTCGTTTAATTGAAAAGAAGATGTTATGCATTGAAGCGAAGGACAGAAGGAGCAAGAACAGTAGAAAATGGAGCCTCCAGAAAGCAGGTGTCACGGAAAGCCAATTAATAGTTCCCGGGCTATTTCTTTCTCTAGTTGTTAATCCTTTTAATGTGATACTTTCCAGAAGTTCTAGGTCGATAATTACATAACGTTCTGTTCGTTTGGTTACCGcctttcactttatttattttgaaattcacCTTATTTTCTACTTAATGCAGATTTTATCGTGATCTTTTTCAATCTCACAAAAGTTTTCCTGCATTGCTCTacggtgtttttttctgggatgATTATCCAGGGATGTCCTGGTACATATGCTCATTGGTGTATTCCCTTTTGagaatttagaagaaatcTTCTAAATGGGTTTTAATTGCAGAGTTTTCCAGTTTCTTCAAAGAGcgaatttcgagaaaataaCCACTTCATCCACATAAATTCTTGATGACGTCATTTCGAGCTCCCTCAAGAGCTGCTTACAATgaaagaattcaatttttcgaGGAGCTTCAGTCGAATTACCTTCTCAAATGTGTTCACGTCATAAGTAATGAGCTTAAACTCCATTATTATGCGCTTATTAGCGCAGTTTAAATTCTTTAATGAGCTGGAGCAGTTACGGTATGGATATGAGctaagcgaagaaaaaaaaagattaagcCTTCTTGTAATTATATTCTGCAAAGGCTTTTCTGCACAAATTCCTTTTGCTGCTctactctaaaaaaaaactcttttgaaGTGcgtatttacatttttttctcttaaaaacaaCTGACGTAATCAACAGCTTCCAGAAAGACTTTTTCGCGTTACAGTACCCGTGAGCTAGATGAGGATACTTCTTcatatttcctcttttttttcgttatttgttCGAAATGGGTGCAAGGATGCTGAGTAATTACTTTATATCTATGCATGAATGTCATTTTCTCACCGTAATCCAGAAGATTTAATTCTCTCTATTCAATTTTCATATAAGTTATGTGATCGGTTGTTTTTTTAGTCCTTGTGAACATTTATCCCCCCTTAGCAACTGAATTTTTCTTAGGAGACATCCCATTTTCCGCTGCCAATTTCGTCTTCTCActgacatttttcttttgtttccttttcgataaacaataaacaaacattttcataTAAATCATGTGTTCGGATGATTGAAATAGAGgtgatgatttttcttttcttcccctTTCGATGAACAAGTGGTACATTTTAGAACCCTGTTGAGTTGGTAGATACTGTAATTGGTAACTCAATTATTTAGAATCACAGGAGATAAAATGGCTTATTAGTGTTGTTTgtgcttgagaaaaaaaaattgaaaatgaaaattacgtGGAAATTGTTATAAATTGGTAGAAAATTATTCACAGTTATTTTCCGGCCAATCTCAagcgtttgtttttttataaattgcCTTTATTAtcataaattatattattattatattagtattattatagtatatatatatatattatatattagtattattataaattGATACTAGTTCTTCTTCACAGTTAATTTCAAAGTAATCTTAAACGCCTATTATTgtaatttatatttgttttattattgtattttatatattacGTACGTTTATTTACACTATATATTACGTttcatataatattttgtttgtatattacgtattatatttgttattataaCTGATATGTATAAATTATATTGGGGATTATTATAAATTGACATCAAGTTCTTCGTCACAGAAATTTCCCGAGTAGTTTCAAGCGTTTCTTTCCTTCCCTCTTCCCACTTGCCTCCTCCTCTCCTCTTTCTCAATACTATTTCTTGAAACAATTAATTTCATTAGTTGTTTCAAGAAATAGTATTGAGAAAGCGGAGAGGTTAAATAtgacatatatacatatgtacaaTAGCGCAAAGTACAGTAACCCAAGTAGGCCCAGGTAGATGCAATCACTTCCTCTGCTGTTCGGCCCCCCGGTTCTCCACCTGCCCCTCTGTTTTCCCAAATTCGACGAAGGAGGAAAATTTGTTCACGCTAGACATTTTCTTCGCTTACAATTCCTGGGAATGTACTTACAGAAATTATGGAAACGTTgatgaatattttttgttgtgcgTTATTTTGTACATCAAAGATTTTCCAGCAGAATAAGGAGAAAGCGGAGAAATTTATGCAAATGCATACATTTCTTGACTTCTTCCTTGTTCTTCGACTTCATCGAACGAGCTCATCATCGCTTCGTATCAACTGTCCTTTGGTTATGTACATCTGAATTGTTATTAACACTTTCTCGGCCTATCTATTTGATTTTAATAGCTTTTTTGTGGGATGATGTGTTTTTGTTCCCTGGGCGAAtgtggcgcaatcggtaaggGGTTCAGCTGTGATTGCACGCTCAGTCGATAGTTCGAATCCGAcccggtgccaaccaagcctttcatctctccgggataaataatataataatctCAACAAATTGGTACCGTATTTGTCTATGTGGATAAAAACGCTTACCTGATCCATCGACTaacctccgcaagtcattgtttaggctagttacgcgttcgtaaacttcaaacgatttcgaattgaagtgaacgtggtggtgggtcccaggcggattgattgacgcccgACACGTTATTAACCTTTGCTTACACTAAATATGAGGAGCATCAATTTATTTTAGGTGGAATTCACCTTACACTTCACTATTAGGAGTGAAAAAAGTTGGGGAAAAAACGAGTGgcggagattttttttttgaaatttcatttcttcatagaATCCAACCTCTATTTTCATTCCTCACTTTCCAACACACGTCCGCGCTTTGTTCGACGCATAAATCCGCTTTCGAATTCTCCGCGAGGTACTACGTCAGGAGGATTGCTGTAGCTACTAATTTCGTGTCCTGAGTCGTTATGTGAAGCTCTATAGGTTATGAAATTGACGAGGAGCAGTTTTTTGACGTCATGTGactcctccttctccttttcCCTCTCCGATCTTagcaattttctatttttatagtATTGATCGTCCACAcgtatgtttcttttttttttcgaactgatATCAAACATGAAATCTGAAATgtctggagttaatcaatccgcttgggacccgctaCTGTGTTCGACTTAAATTCCGAagtgtttgaggtttacgatcACTTAACTGGCCTGTGCAATGACTTGAGAGGGCTAGCCAAGGTcccaagtcagtatttttatcctttctgaCAGGtttggtactaatttatcgacccctgtgggataaaaggcttggttggtcCCGGCCCGTTTccgaaccattgaccgtgcAGGCACACCtggacctcttaccaactgcgctacacccgtccatAATAAACATCATTAATGGAAGGAAAAGGTGCGGAAGTAGGACTATTCAAAGAAGCACAATGGACGTAAGCAgcataagaaaataagaaaacgcTGAAACGTGGAATACGTCTATTTCCACTCACTGTTATATGTGattgaataattttgaaatgaacatcttgtaaaaaaaacagtagaaatATCCTCACGGGAACCATAACATGGGAAGACCTATAGGCAATGGTGTTTATGTCCACACGGACGACAACACTGCTATTCAATGGTTGAAAGCAGGATTTAGTGTTGAGCAGGTGAAGTACGCGTGTTGttgcggacgcgtcgcggtcacacAGATAAACATAAGTTCCGGCAAGTATAATAGGTTGAACTTGAAGCAaaatattttgtcattttttttggttttcgtgggatgttttttttttacttttgaaatGCTGTCTAGTCTATTTATAAGATTTAATATACATGGAAAACGGTTCAAaagcgttcttttttctggatcagcTTCTATTCGACTTCGAAGTTTTGGCGGGAACAAAATACTAGTCAGAAGCTGATTTCTGCGCTGCGAACACCGCGGTGTGATTTACGTGCCACTTGTTTGGCGGATCCGTACGTGTAAGCACGTCAATCACTCTGGCACACTTGTAGTGAGATAGGATTCCCATATTCCCCGTTGGTTCATTGCGCCCCTTCTACATTAACGGCTAGGATATCTTGCCGAGTTGAGCCGGATGCTAATTTCAGATGAACCACGGCAAACATGGTGGTGAAGGATTTATTAGTCGGCGAAATATTTGAGGAACAGGAGGAGAGTTCAAAGAATTTAGAGCGCTTTCAAttctcgaggaaaaaaaatcatctcgGCAGTGTAGCTTCTTCTGATTTCATCTCAATAAATgatagaaatttgaatttttcaaggagttcttcttttttcatttcccctTAAAAATGagattaaaattgaaaagaaatcaaagaaatgaagacataataaaataatgaaatgaaatcaaaattggaaaagtaaaatgaagaaaaataaaaaataaataatgaaataatgaaatattaagaaataataatagataataataaattataataataatagattgataaataataatgaaatgacaagtaacaataaataaataataaatgcagtaataaatattataaaatagaCAATAAATGCATGAAATGcgaaatatacaaataaattataaatgcaataataaataatattagaaAATTAATAAGATCTAAAATTTTAATCTCTTCTGAGAGTTGTATTTTCACCCTTAGTTCGTGggattttttattgttctttgAAATAAGTGTCTTCTCGCCAGAACTTATGGTTCCcggcatttttcttttccgagaTGATCCCGACACATCTCTATCCACTTCTACAGTACTCAGACGTGCTCCAAACGAACCGATATCGATAGCGGTCATCCGCCCGAAGATATGTGTACTaacacaatttttgtttttttttctttaatcgaTTATAATTGCTTACAAATGCACCATTCGTATCCATTCTATTCATCCATGCAGCCATTTCCTGACTGTCATCCATTATTCTCAAGGACATGGATTGTGACGTAGGAATCCGGGTTATTTGCAGATGTTTTCTCTTTCCCTTGGAACTTGCGCTCGCAATTTTTGCAATGTTCTACGCTCCACTTCGCtctctattttattctttattatttattttatttctattttaattatttaattttcgaaaattttcctagAGTTTTTCTCATATAGGTGAATTCAGATTTTTGCGTTCGTAAACTCCAAACGAtttcgaattgaagtgaacgtggtggtgggtCCTAGGCGGATAATTCAgaaaatcagattttttcccattctttTGGGTATATGATTTgcagttggttttttttacttaattaAGTTACTGAGATGGTccatcacttcatttttaaCCTTTAAGCACCCACCCTCTAATCTTTGAATCTCTGGATTGAAGATCTTTGGAAATCCTTGGATTGGAGATCAAATTTACTCCTAAGGAGCTTTTGCAGATTTGCTGCTCACGTTATGAACTAAAATTAAACATTTTGGCGAACGTGGTGGTGGGTCCTAGGCGGATAATTCAGAAAATCAGATTTTTCCCCATTCTTTTGGGTATATGATTTgcagttggttttttttttacttaattaAGTTACTGAGATGGTCCATCACTTCACTTTTAACCTTTAAGCACCCACCCCCTAATCTTTGAATCTCTGGATTGAAGATCTTTGGAAATCCTTGGATAGGAGATCAAATTTACTCCTAAGGAGCTTTTGCAGATTTGCTGCTCACGTTAT is part of the Necator americanus strain Aroian chromosome V, whole genome shotgun sequence genome and encodes:
- a CDS encoding hypothetical protein (NECATOR_CHRV.G20732.T1), translated to MLNELNEAGKRIGLRINRKKTQFMKNAYSEDGGVQLEGSRIVETSSYIHHERSMNMENDLKEELNRRMRAAWAAVAAVREATDQLADQDLRAHLFDATVLPAL
- a CDS encoding hypothetical protein (NECATOR_CHRV.G20733.T1), with product MEIITERFYSNLFRSSTPVSSPISPTAEASPRILPSEVRVANKSMKTGTAPGSDFISADSLRAGGHLLHVILAAHMTSYLQKERIPDQWKTSRTVLIHKKGDREDLWN
- a CDS encoding hypothetical protein (NECATOR_CHRV.G20734.T1) — its product is MLRRQDRRLLQDSKVIPTDHVAAQHHLLVMDLKISRPRKRHPRTETQRIKWWNLKDRKEVFFASVAPSTLPHPTRSVEEMWLSTSSVIRLTAENTLGKTTLGKPKVQKATWFWNEEVQAAIREKKSKYKLWWRTRQPEDRGAYLAAKREAKKAVSKAKSDRYKAVYDMLDTREGERAVYRLVRARHRSTLDMEHTKIVKGADGAVLRRSGQILERWREYYNHLCNEEFCHPPIPTVPSVEGPVLPITAVEVSAALAKMKSNKATGPDDIPVDIWKLLGDRGSMWLATLFNKIVAEGRTPDVWQTSVTVPVWKGKGDIADCTSYRPIRLLCHTMKIFERVLEARLRKIVSVSLNQCGFVKDCSTIDAIHAVRILLEKHREKNRSVHLAFLDLEKAFDRVPHELLWMSMRSHRVPEEYVRWTKLLYAKPTSVVRCAVGTSRPFPVRVGVHQGSSLSPLLFILCMDTITKEIQKQHPWTLLFADDVMLASESRDDLQKQVQSWKDQLQQYGLRLNTSKTEYMECGPRIEDGSIRVDGTELNKVNCFKYLGSKVTSTGDIDQEGRARVNAAWMKWKMATGVLCDKKVPVRLKSKIYRTVVRPVALYGCECWPTTKALERVLHAMEMRMLRWTIGVTLKEKVSNDTVRSIFGVVPITEKMKEARLRWFGHVLRREEDSVAKTALKLDVSGVRPRGRPKIRWLDRVKLDMIDARLCTADAMDRTKWKTRSRKADPATTRDKR